A window from Candidatus Latescibacterota bacterium encodes these proteins:
- a CDS encoding sodium-dependent transporter → MSQQGAQRGQWSSRLGFILAAAGGAVGLGNLWKFPYITLENHGGAFVLVYLAAVILVGAPIMVAEILLGRRAEKDPVGSFRVLAAGRRGAGLWPGVGVLGVITGFVILSYYSVVAGWTIRYIGMALSGQLGDLATHPGALDTFFGGFLASSGQQITYYLLFMAATIGVVYFGVSKGIERVTTVLMPCLFLILIALVIYSAWTPGFTRALAFLFRPNFSELTRGAILEALGHSFFTLSLGMGAMLTYGSYMQKSDSIPRAALLISLVDTLIALFACIIMFSIIFSFDFEPRKSSTILFTTLPVVFFKMPGGAAISAFFYLLVAFAALTSTISLMEVVSSFAIDELGWKRHRAVLTMGGAITLFGLLSAVSLGANSKLSSVNLIGRESTAGVFGTLDYLASNWFLPVGGFLIALFTGWVLSRRETREELEMGHGGEMVTHNAWRFLIRFVAPLAVGAIIVSVILGAEYQ, encoded by the coding sequence ATGAGCCAGCAGGGCGCGCAGCGCGGACAGTGGAGCAGCCGGCTGGGCTTCATTCTCGCCGCCGCCGGCGGCGCCGTCGGGCTGGGCAATCTGTGGAAGTTCCCCTACATCACCCTGGAGAACCACGGCGGGGCCTTCGTGCTCGTCTACCTGGCCGCCGTGATCCTGGTGGGCGCGCCGATCATGGTGGCGGAAATCCTGCTGGGCCGCCGCGCGGAGAAGGACCCCGTGGGGAGCTTCCGCGTTCTTGCCGCGGGCAGACGTGGCGCGGGGCTGTGGCCCGGCGTCGGCGTGCTCGGCGTGATCACGGGCTTCGTGATCCTCTCCTACTATAGCGTCGTGGCGGGCTGGACCATCCGCTACATCGGCATGGCGCTCAGCGGCCAGCTTGGCGACCTGGCCACGCACCCGGGGGCGCTCGACACGTTCTTCGGCGGCTTCCTCGCGAGCAGCGGACAGCAGATCACCTACTACCTGCTCTTCATGGCCGCCACGATCGGCGTGGTGTACTTCGGCGTGTCCAAGGGCATCGAGCGAGTGACGACGGTCCTCATGCCCTGCCTCTTTCTCATCCTCATCGCCCTGGTGATCTACAGCGCGTGGACGCCCGGCTTCACCAGGGCGCTCGCCTTTCTCTTCCGTCCCAACTTCTCGGAGCTGACGCGCGGAGCGATTCTCGAGGCGCTGGGGCACAGCTTCTTCACGCTGAGCCTCGGCATGGGCGCGATGCTCACCTATGGCTCCTACATGCAGAAGAGCGACAGCATCCCCCGCGCCGCGCTCCTGATCAGCCTGGTGGACACGCTGATCGCGCTCTTCGCCTGCATCATCATGTTCTCGATCATCTTCAGCTTCGACTTCGAGCCGCGCAAGAGCTCGACGATCCTCTTCACAACGCTCCCCGTGGTGTTCTTCAAGATGCCTGGCGGCGCGGCCATCAGCGCCTTCTTCTACCTGCTGGTGGCGTTCGCGGCCCTGACCAGCACGATCAGCCTCATGGAGGTGGTCTCCAGCTTCGCCATCGACGAGCTCGGCTGGAAGCGTCACCGCGCCGTGCTCACCATGGGCGGGGCGATCACGCTCTTCGGACTCCTCAGCGCGGTGAGCCTGGGCGCCAACTCGAAGCTGTCCAGCGTGAACCTGATCGGCCGCGAGTCCACCGCCGGCGTCTTCGGCACCCTCGACTACCTGGCGAGCAACTGGTTCCTGCCGGTGGGAGGATTCCTGATCGCGCTCTTCACGGGCTGGGTCCTGAGCCGCCGCGAGACGCGCGAGGAACTGGAGATGGGACACGGCGGCGAGATGGTCACGCACAACGCGTGGCGCTTCCTCATCCGCTTCGTGGCCCCGCTCGCCGTGGGCGCGATCATCGTCAGCGTGATTCTCGGCGCGGAGTACCAGTAG
- a CDS encoding ABC transporter substrate-binding protein: MRRSLICFLILLLALPTLAWAKEKPLKVGVLLPLTGSQAKFGEMEKNAFTLAMDEINAAGGVNGRMLEFQFEDDTGKPDVGRLGIEKLISVNKVPLVLGGYSSSVTFAAAQVAQRFRTPFVVCTGSVDKITEPEAFDMTPDQADRFYIYRVNPPVSEYASGLEGFLGEVVKPGSAIIFHENTTFGTSGAESFEKTCAAMGVDVMEVASYAAGTVDFKPLLLKVKEQKPDLVYMISYVMDAALLMKQARELGLDPKLFVGAGAGYTMPAFKENAGVASEKVISATLWHQSLPLEGAQSFFDRYVERFGGEGPDYHGAEAYATAYVAADALKRAKKIDTESIKKALDETDMMTVFGPVKFTAYGNKIHQNKMDTYVVQWIDGELKLIWPKALANSPYAYPIDWAKTWN, encoded by the coding sequence ATGCGACGCAGCCTGATCTGCTTCTTGATCCTGCTGCTGGCCCTGCCGACGCTGGCCTGGGCCAAGGAAAAACCTCTCAAGGTGGGGGTGCTGTTGCCCCTGACCGGCTCGCAGGCCAAGTTCGGCGAGATGGAGAAGAACGCCTTCACGCTGGCCATGGATGAGATCAACGCCGCCGGCGGCGTGAACGGCCGGATGCTGGAGTTCCAGTTCGAGGACGACACGGGCAAGCCGGACGTGGGGCGACTCGGCATCGAGAAGCTGATCAGCGTGAACAAGGTGCCGCTCGTGCTCGGCGGCTACAGCTCTTCGGTCACCTTCGCGGCCGCGCAGGTCGCGCAGCGCTTCCGCACTCCCTTCGTGGTGTGCACGGGTTCGGTCGACAAGATCACGGAGCCCGAGGCCTTCGACATGACGCCCGACCAGGCCGACCGCTTCTACATCTACCGCGTCAATCCGCCGGTGTCGGAGTACGCGTCGGGTCTGGAGGGCTTCCTGGGCGAAGTGGTGAAGCCGGGGAGCGCGATCATCTTCCACGAGAACACGACCTTCGGCACCAGCGGCGCGGAGTCCTTCGAGAAGACCTGCGCGGCGATGGGCGTCGATGTGATGGAGGTCGCCTCCTACGCCGCGGGCACGGTGGACTTCAAGCCGCTGCTGCTCAAGGTGAAGGAGCAGAAGCCGGATCTCGTCTACATGATCTCCTACGTGATGGACGCGGCGCTGCTCATGAAGCAGGCGCGCGAGCTGGGCCTCGATCCGAAGCTCTTCGTGGGCGCGGGCGCGGGCTACACGATGCCGGCGTTCAAGGAGAATGCGGGCGTGGCGTCGGAGAAGGTGATCAGCGCGACGCTGTGGCATCAGTCGCTGCCGCTCGAGGGTGCGCAGTCCTTCTTCGACCGCTACGTGGAGCGCTTCGGCGGCGAGGGGCCGGACTACCACGGCGCCGAGGCCTACGCCACGGCCTACGTGGCGGCGGACGCGCTGAAGCGCGCGAAGAAGATCGACACCGAGTCCATCAAGAAGGCGCTCGACGAGACGGACATGATGACCGTCTTCGGTCCCGTCAAGTTCACGGCCTACGGCAACAAGATCCATCAGAACAAGATGGACACCTACGTCGTGCAGTGGATCGACGGCGAGCTCAAGCTGATCTGGCCCAAGGCGCTGGCGAACTCGCCCTACGCCTATCCCATCGACTGGGCCAAGACCTGGAACTAG
- a CDS encoding branched-chain amino acid ABC transporter permease: protein MDLFLQTLISGILIGGLYAIIGIGMTLIMGVLGIINLAHGQVLMVSMYITWVLWKFLGIDPYLSIFISIPAVFLLAEGISKFFLHPLIDKPSILPENQVLMTVGIGMVLMELARTIFTSDYRSVQTSYTEKAWHLGDVTMAVPLVIAFFIALGLTLALFWFLMRTDLGRSVRATAQDKHAAALMGISTAKITILTYGIGSGLDAAAGSLLLPVYYLYPDVGPIFTVKAFVITILGGLGSTVGAIFGGLILGLAETFGATYISMGYRDAVGLVIFLVVLVFIPGGLKRLTKI, encoded by the coding sequence ATGGATCTGTTTCTGCAGACGCTGATCTCGGGCATCCTGATCGGCGGCCTGTACGCGATCATCGGCATCGGGATGACGCTCATCATGGGCGTGCTCGGCATCATCAACCTCGCCCACGGGCAGGTGCTGATGGTGTCGATGTACATCACCTGGGTGCTGTGGAAGTTCCTCGGGATCGATCCCTACCTCTCCATCTTCATCAGCATCCCGGCGGTCTTCCTGCTGGCGGAGGGGATCAGCAAGTTCTTCCTGCATCCGCTGATCGACAAGCCGTCGATCCTGCCGGAGAACCAGGTGCTGATGACCGTCGGCATCGGCATGGTGCTGATGGAACTGGCGCGCACGATCTTCACCAGCGACTACCGCTCGGTGCAGACCAGCTACACCGAGAAGGCCTGGCACCTGGGCGACGTCACCATGGCGGTGCCGCTGGTGATCGCCTTCTTCATCGCGCTGGGCCTGACGCTCGCGCTGTTCTGGTTCCTCATGCGCACCGACCTCGGGCGCAGCGTGCGCGCCACCGCGCAGGACAAGCACGCCGCGGCGCTGATGGGCATCAGCACCGCCAAGATCACGATCCTCACCTACGGCATCGGCAGCGGCCTGGACGCCGCCGCCGGCTCGCTGCTCCTGCCGGTCTACTACCTGTACCCGGACGTGGGGCCGATCTTCACGGTGAAGGCCTTCGTGATCACCATCCTGGGCGGCCTCGGCTCCACGGTGGGTGCGATCTTCGGCGGGCTGATCCTCGGTCTGGCCGAGACCTTCGGCGCCACCTACATCTCCATGGGCTATCGCGACGCGGTGGGGCTCGTGATCTTCCTCGTCGTGCTGGTCTTCATCCCCGGCGGCCTCAAGCGGCTGACCAAGATCTGA
- a CDS encoding branched-chain amino acid ABC transporter permease yields MLVAPLTVYTSTYFQGLLVLIMMWVVMGNSWNLLAGYTGQVSFGHAAFFGIGAYASGLPFHHWKLSPWWGLLTGGLAAVLLGYLLGKLVFRLRGPYFALGTLASAEILRLVFGEEEWLTAGHNGIFYMGTWTSKLPYYYVITAIALLSLVAVKMITRSKLGFYCLSIREDQDAAAALGIDTTRTKNLSLAVSTFFAGLAGAFYMIYMGFIDPEVVFALHNISIITILVGIIGGVGTVWGPAVGALIMVFVQELFRSSFFGIGPSWISRMHALAFGALVVVVILTMAGGVVGDWHLLARRFRRAPRKEGA; encoded by the coding sequence ATGCTCGTGGCGCCGCTGACCGTCTACACGTCCACCTACTTCCAGGGGCTGCTGGTGCTCATCATGATGTGGGTCGTGATGGGCAACTCGTGGAACCTGCTCGCGGGCTACACCGGGCAGGTGTCCTTCGGGCACGCGGCCTTCTTCGGCATCGGCGCCTACGCGTCGGGGCTGCCCTTCCACCACTGGAAACTCTCGCCCTGGTGGGGCCTGCTGACGGGGGGCCTCGCCGCGGTGCTGCTGGGCTATCTGCTGGGCAAGCTCGTCTTCCGCCTGCGCGGGCCCTACTTCGCGCTGGGCACGCTGGCCTCGGCGGAGATCCTGCGGCTGGTCTTCGGCGAGGAGGAGTGGCTGACCGCCGGCCACAACGGCATCTTCTACATGGGCACCTGGACCAGCAAGCTGCCCTACTACTACGTCATCACCGCCATCGCGCTGCTCTCGCTCGTGGCCGTGAAGATGATCACGCGCAGCAAGCTGGGCTTCTACTGCCTCTCGATCCGCGAAGATCAGGACGCCGCCGCGGCCCTGGGCATCGACACCACGCGCACCAAGAACCTCTCGCTGGCGGTGTCGACCTTCTTCGCGGGCCTGGCCGGCGCCTTCTACATGATCTACATGGGCTTCATCGATCCCGAGGTGGTCTTCGCGCTGCACAACATCTCGATCATCACCATCCTCGTGGGCATCATCGGCGGCGTGGGGACGGTGTGGGGGCCCGCGGTGGGCGCCCTGATCATGGTCTTCGTGCAGGAGCTCTTCCGCTCGTCCTTCTTCGGCATCGGGCCGAGCTGGATCTCGCGGATGCACGCGCTGGCCTTCGGCGCGCTGGTGGTGGTGGTGATCCTGACGATGGCCGGCGGGGTCGTGGGCGACTGGCATCTGCTCGCGCGACGCTTCCGCCGCGCGCCACGCAAGGAGGGCGCATGA
- a CDS encoding ABC transporter ATP-binding protein gives MSLFAVEGLTKRFGGLTAVDNVSFAVQEGEILGLIGPNGSGKTTLFNLINGYYSVTAGRIVFAERDITGLPTHEIARLGIGRTFQKVRPLKRLTVLDNVMAGAFARERSFAGARKVAREVLTFCHLDSVSKQKAGSLPIGGRKRLEIAKALATRPKLLLLDETAAGLNPSELTQAIAIMRRIRDELGVTIIIVEHIMKVMMTISDRIHAIASGATIAEGTPAEVSRNPAVIEAYLGSDYDPEEHTHA, from the coding sequence ATGAGCCTCTTCGCCGTGGAGGGACTGACCAAGCGCTTCGGAGGCCTGACCGCCGTCGACAACGTGAGTTTTGCCGTGCAGGAGGGTGAGATCCTGGGGCTCATCGGCCCCAACGGCAGCGGCAAGACCACGCTCTTCAACCTGATCAACGGCTACTACAGCGTGACGGCCGGGCGCATCGTCTTCGCGGAGCGGGACATCACCGGCCTGCCCACCCACGAGATCGCGCGCCTGGGCATCGGCCGCACCTTCCAGAAGGTGCGGCCCCTCAAGCGCCTCACCGTGCTGGACAACGTCATGGCCGGCGCCTTCGCCCGCGAGCGCAGCTTCGCCGGCGCGCGCAAGGTGGCGCGCGAGGTGCTGACCTTCTGCCACCTGGACAGCGTGTCCAAGCAGAAGGCCGGCAGCCTGCCCATCGGCGGCCGCAAGCGTCTGGAGATCGCCAAGGCCCTGGCCACGCGGCCCAAGCTCCTCCTGCTCGACGAGACCGCCGCCGGCCTCAACCCCTCGGAGCTCACGCAGGCGATCGCGATCATGCGGCGCATCCGCGACGAGCTGGGCGTGACCATCATCATCGTCGAGCACATCATGAAGGTGATGATGACGATCAGCGACCGCATCCACGCCATCGCCTCCGGCGCGACGATCGCGGAGGGCACGCCGGCGGAGGTGTCGCGGAATCCCGCGGTGATCGAGGCCTATCTCGGCAGCGACTACGACCCGGAGGAGCACACGCATGCTTGA
- a CDS encoding ABC transporter ATP-binding protein encodes MLEVTNVDMSYGDMQVLWDVTFAVHPGEIVVLVGANGAGKSSVLKTISNLSPAKGGTIRFDGLNLRKASPMEIIEAGVIHVPEGRHLFHEMSVEENLILGAISKRAKPHRARMLDHCYSLFPRLKERRKQLSGTLSGGEQQMAAVARGLMARPAILMLDEPSLGLAPILVQDIFNIVKSVNREEGITVLLVEQNVRQTLAFCHRAYVLENGRVTRSGTGEELLADPQVREAYLGI; translated from the coding sequence ATGCTTGAGGTGACCAACGTCGACATGAGCTACGGCGACATGCAGGTGCTCTGGGACGTGACCTTCGCCGTGCATCCCGGGGAGATCGTGGTGCTGGTGGGGGCCAATGGCGCGGGCAAGAGCAGCGTGCTGAAGACCATCTCCAACCTGTCACCGGCCAAGGGCGGCACGATCCGCTTCGACGGGCTGAACCTGCGCAAGGCTTCCCCGATGGAGATCATCGAGGCCGGGGTGATCCACGTGCCGGAGGGCAGGCATCTCTTCCACGAGATGTCCGTGGAGGAGAACCTGATCCTGGGCGCCATCTCCAAGCGCGCCAAGCCCCATCGCGCGCGGATGCTGGACCACTGCTACTCGCTCTTTCCGCGGCTCAAGGAGCGGCGCAAGCAGCTGTCCGGCACGCTGTCGGGCGGCGAGCAGCAGATGGCCGCCGTCGCCCGGGGACTCATGGCGCGTCCGGCCATCCTGATGCTCGACGAGCCCTCGCTCGGCCTGGCGCCGATCCTCGTGCAGGACATCTTCAACATCGTGAAGTCGGTCAACCGCGAGGAAGGCATCACGGTGCTGCTGGTGGAGCAGAACGTCAGGCAGACGCTGGCCTTCTGCCACCGGGCCTACGTGCTCGAGAACGGCCGCGTCACCCGCAGCGGCACCGGCGAGGAGCTTCTCGCCGACCCCCAGGTGCGCGAGGCCTACCTGGGCATCTAG
- a CDS encoding sigma-70 family RNA polymerase sigma factor: MSHESRKREIDLLSDEALCALARGADGASARRAATALLGRYRERVYRWCYGRVRDHEEALDLAQDVLLGAYRGLGSFDGRSRFSSWLYAVARNRCLNALRRPPLLGEDLEPDALPSAAPAQDDLLDQREGEERLLALIQRALPPLDQQVLWMRCVEKMPVDRITRLLKLEEASGARAVLQRARRHLRAALAAERAEDAEEGDEARG; the protein is encoded by the coding sequence GTGTCTCACGAGTCGAGGAAGCGCGAGATCGACCTGCTGTCGGACGAGGCGCTCTGCGCGCTGGCGCGCGGCGCCGACGGCGCGTCGGCCCGCCGGGCGGCCACGGCGTTGCTGGGCCGCTACCGCGAGCGCGTCTACCGCTGGTGCTACGGACGCGTGCGGGACCACGAGGAGGCGCTGGACCTCGCCCAGGACGTGCTGCTCGGCGCCTACCGCGGGCTGGGCAGCTTCGATGGCCGCTCCCGCTTCTCCTCGTGGCTCTATGCGGTGGCGCGAAATCGCTGCCTCAACGCCCTGCGCCGGCCGCCGCTGCTGGGCGAGGACCTGGAGCCCGACGCGCTGCCGAGCGCCGCGCCGGCACAGGACGACCTGCTCGACCAGCGCGAGGGCGAGGAGCGCCTGCTGGCGCTGATCCAGCGCGCGCTGCCGCCCCTGGATCAGCAGGTGCTCTGGATGCGCTGCGTGGAGAAGATGCCGGTGGACCGGATCACGCGCCTGCTGAAGCTGGAGGAGGCCAGCGGCGCGCGCGCCGTGCTGCAACGGGCCAGACGCCACCTGCGGGCGGCGCTGGCCGCCGAACGCGCCGAGGATGCCGAGGAAGGAGACGAGGCCCGTGGCTGA
- a CDS encoding CHAT domain-containing protein has protein sequence MTPRGALLPALLALVLVLGARTAAAASPGDDPRYARLDALQRAWQGAQALALIDSLLPEARAHADGALLRDLLRRQGEIRVSMGDAPGAETPLRECLALSRAAGDTLGQCRALRWLGVGAEGRGHPDEAAALYADLLELAGSAGDAAHQGWAQVGLAWQDFQSGHNGSGAERYRQAIAHFAAAGERRGGIWAWNGLGITLSKLGDYPGAMDCFRRAAAEAGSFGDVAVESMALNNLGALAYDLGDPGDAALHFTRAAELQLRLGYPKGAVIPALNHALCLRQLGRLDEAVALQDSLLSTCRAEGWPDLEGRVLLQMADESRQASRPRASAARYREALALGEALPPRNALEARLGLAQALAASEGEARALEALESSASALASCDDRPLALRFDAERGRLLLALGRARAALQPLERVDAEARNLGLAGFRVEALARAAAAQRALGRPDSARVLLRRGAEVWEAERSLPRDPQWREQRGASGHLLYTDLAAALLAPREGMDVDARRREAFDALQRFKARTLRERMLGPGPLAAPARPPLTLDALQRETLQPGELLLDLYLGPERSVLFAVTRDDCEALLLPPEAPLAERLRALYGLVARPPVAGAGDAALVATAAAALRGQLFAGVEDLLAENPRVILVPDGPLNLLPPALLDAADAPAHHWLRVPAAAVLAQLRAARPAPARPLLALADASGGLPGALREVDDLAHRYRDVRRTRLSGGDVPGPALDALRGWGVLHLATHATVDDQNPWQSSLAGLGLTAADIARGRLDAELAVLAACESAGGRTLSGEGVLGLTGAFLSAGVPTVLATLWPVDDDATRRLMREFYAQLAAGRDAAAALAAAQAALRADPATAHPFFWAGAVLVGDGDRHVALEGRPLALRRWPQFLAGALGLVLLAIALRPSGKSDHAV, from the coding sequence ATGACGCCCCGCGGGGCGCTCCTGCCGGCGCTGCTCGCCCTCGTGCTCGTGCTGGGGGCGCGGACCGCGGCCGCGGCCTCGCCCGGTGACGACCCGCGCTACGCCCGCCTCGACGCGCTCCAGCGCGCCTGGCAGGGCGCGCAGGCCCTCGCGCTCATCGACAGCCTGCTGCCCGAGGCGCGCGCGCACGCCGACGGCGCGCTGCTGCGCGACCTGCTGCGCCGTCAGGGCGAGATCCGCGTCTCCATGGGCGACGCCCCCGGCGCCGAGACGCCGCTGCGCGAGTGCCTCGCGCTGTCGCGCGCGGCGGGCGACACGCTGGGCCAGTGCCGCGCCCTTCGCTGGCTCGGGGTCGGCGCGGAGGGACGCGGGCACCCCGACGAGGCCGCCGCCCTCTACGCCGACCTGCTCGAGCTGGCCGGGTCCGCCGGGGACGCGGCGCACCAGGGCTGGGCGCAGGTGGGACTCGCCTGGCAGGACTTCCAGTCGGGGCACAACGGCAGCGGCGCGGAGCGCTACCGGCAGGCCATCGCGCACTTCGCCGCGGCGGGCGAGCGGCGCGGCGGGATCTGGGCCTGGAACGGGCTCGGCATCACCCTCAGCAAGCTGGGGGACTACCCCGGCGCCATGGACTGCTTCCGCCGCGCGGCGGCCGAGGCCGGGAGCTTCGGCGACGTGGCGGTGGAATCCATGGCACTCAACAACCTCGGGGCGCTCGCCTACGATCTCGGCGATCCCGGCGACGCGGCGCTGCACTTCACGCGCGCGGCGGAGCTCCAGCTGCGCCTCGGCTACCCCAAGGGCGCGGTGATCCCCGCGCTCAACCACGCGCTCTGTCTGCGGCAGCTCGGCCGCCTCGACGAGGCCGTCGCCCTGCAGGACTCCCTCCTCTCCACCTGCCGCGCCGAGGGCTGGCCGGACCTCGAAGGCCGCGTGCTGCTGCAGATGGCCGACGAATCGCGGCAGGCCTCGCGGCCCCGCGCGTCGGCGGCGCGCTATCGCGAGGCGCTCGCGCTGGGGGAGGCGCTGCCGCCGCGCAACGCCCTCGAGGCGCGCCTGGGCCTGGCGCAGGCGCTGGCGGCGTCGGAGGGCGAGGCCCGGGCGCTCGAGGCGCTGGAGTCGAGCGCCTCGGCGCTGGCGTCCTGCGACGACCGTCCCCTGGCCCTTCGCTTCGACGCCGAGCGCGGCCGCCTGCTGCTGGCGCTGGGACGCGCCCGCGCCGCCCTGCAACCGCTGGAGCGCGTCGACGCCGAGGCCCGCAACCTGGGGCTGGCGGGTTTCCGGGTGGAGGCGCTGGCGCGCGCGGCGGCGGCGCAGCGCGCGCTGGGCAGGCCGGACAGCGCGCGGGTGCTGCTCCGTCGCGGGGCGGAGGTCTGGGAGGCGGAGCGCAGCCTGCCGCGCGACCCGCAGTGGCGGGAGCAGCGCGGAGCGAGCGGCCACCTGCTCTACACGGATCTCGCCGCGGCGCTGCTGGCGCCGCGCGAGGGCATGGACGTCGACGCGCGCCGCCGCGAGGCCTTCGACGCCCTGCAGCGCTTCAAGGCGCGCACGCTGCGCGAGCGGATGCTCGGCCCCGGCCCGCTGGCCGCGCCGGCGCGGCCCCCGCTGACCCTGGACGCCCTGCAGCGCGAGACCCTGCAGCCCGGCGAGCTGCTGCTCGATCTCTACCTCGGCCCGGAGCGCTCGGTGCTCTTCGCCGTGACCCGCGACGACTGCGAGGCCCTGCTCCTGCCGCCCGAGGCGCCGCTGGCCGAGCGCCTGCGGGCGCTCTACGGCCTCGTGGCGCGGCCGCCCGTCGCCGGCGCCGGTGACGCCGCGCTCGTGGCGACGGCCGCGGCGGCCCTGCGCGGCCAGCTCTTCGCGGGCGTCGAGGACCTGCTGGCCGAGAACCCGCGCGTGATCCTGGTGCCGGACGGTCCGCTCAACCTGCTCCCGCCGGCGCTGCTCGACGCGGCCGACGCCCCCGCCCACCACTGGCTGCGCGTCCCGGCCGCCGCCGTGCTGGCCCAGCTCCGCGCCGCGCGCCCCGCCCCGGCCCGTCCCCTGCTGGCGCTGGCCGACGCGTCCGGCGGCCTGCCCGGCGCGCTCCGCGAGGTGGACGATCTGGCCCATCGCTATCGCGACGTGCGCCGCACGCGCCTGTCGGGCGGCGACGTCCCCGGCCCCGCGCTCGACGCCCTCCGCGGCTGGGGCGTGCTCCACCTCGCCACCCATGCCACGGTGGACGACCAGAACCCCTGGCAGTCCTCGCTCGCCGGCCTCGGGCTGACGGCGGCGGACATCGCGCGCGGCCGGCTCGACGCCGAGCTCGCCGTACTCGCGGCCTGCGAGTCCGCCGGCGGGCGCACGCTCTCGGGCGAAGGCGTGCTCGGACTCACCGGCGCCTTCCTCAGCGCCGGCGTGCCCACCGTGCTCGCCACGCTCTGGCCCGTGGACGACGACGCCACCCGCCGTCTCATGCGCGAGTTCTACGCGCAGCTCGCGGCCGGCCGGGACGCGGCCGCGGCCCTCGCCGCCGCGCAGGCGGCCCTGCGCGCCGATCCGGCCACGGCGCATCCCTTCTTCTGGGCCGGCGCCGTGCTCGTGGGGGACGGCGACCGGCACGTCGCGCTCGAAGGCCGTCCCCTCGCGCTGCGCCGCTGGCCGCAGTTCCTGGCCGGCGCGCTGGGGCTCGTCCTGCTGGCCATCGCGCTGAGGCCGTCGGGAAAATCGGACCACGCAGTGTGA